A genomic segment from Eubalaena glacialis isolate mEubGla1 chromosome 16, mEubGla1.1.hap2.+ XY, whole genome shotgun sequence encodes:
- the LOC133076192 gene encoding LOW QUALITY PROTEIN: serine/threonine-protein phosphatase 2A 56 kDa regulatory subunit epsilon isoform-like (The sequence of the model RefSeq protein was modified relative to this genomic sequence to represent the inferred CDS: inserted 2 bases in 1 codon) — protein MSSAATTPPSVDKVDGFSRKSVRKARQKRLQSSSQFRSQGKPIELIPLPLLKXVSCNIFRTLPPSDSNEFDPEEDEPTLEASWPHLQLVYEFFIRFLESQEFQPSIAKKYIDQKFVLQLLELFDSEGPRERDYLKTVLHRIYGKFLGLRAFIRKQINNIFLRFVYETEHFNGVAELLEILGSIINGFALPLKAEHKQFLVKVLIPLHSVRSLSLFHAQLAYCIVQFLEKDPSLTEPVIRGLMKFWPKTCSQKEVMFLGELEEILDVIEPSQFVKIQEPLFKQIAKCVSSPHFQVAERALYYWNNEYIMSLIEENPNVILPIMFSSLYRISKEYWNPAIVALVYNVLKAFMEMNSSMFDELTATFKSGRQREKKKEKESEELWKKLEDLELKRGLRRDGIIPT, from the exons ATGTCCTCAGCAGCAACTACTCCTCCATCAGTGGATAAAGTAGACGGATTTTCTCGGAAGTCCGTCAGAAAAGCCAGACAGAAGAGGTTGCAAAGTTCCTCACAGTTTAGGTCTCAAGGCAAGCCTATTGAGTTAATACCTCTGCCGCTGCTAAA GGTGTCTTGCAATATATTCAGAACTCTCCCTCCTAGTGACAGCAATGAATTTGATCCAGAAGAAGATGAACCTACCCTTGAGGCATCGTGGCCACACTTACAGCTTGTATATGAGTTTTTCATACGATTTTTGGAAAGCCAAGAATTCCAACCCAGCATTGCCAAAAAATACATAGATCAGAAATTTGTATTACAGCTTTTGGAGCTGTTTGACAGCGAAGGCCCTCGGGAACGGGACTACTTAAAAACAGTCTTACACAGAATTTATGGCAAGTTTCTTGGTCTTAGAGCATTTATCCGAAAACAGATTAACAATATTTTTCTAAGGTTTGTTTATGAAACAGAACACTTCAATGGTGTAGCTGAACTGCTGGAAATATTAGGAAGTATTATCAATGGCTTTGCTTTACCTCTTAAGGCAGAACACAAACAGTTTCTGGTGAAAGTGTTGATCCCTTTACACAGTGTCAGGAGCTTATCACTATTCCATGCCCAGCTGGCATATTGCATAGTACAGTTTCTGGAGAAAGATCCTTCACTCACAGAACCAGTTATTAGGGGATTAATGAAATTTTGGCCCAAAACGTGTAGTCAAAAAGAGGTCATGTTCCTTGGGGAGCTGGAAGAAATATTGGATGTGATTGAACCTTCACAATTTGTTAAAATCCAAGAACCTTTGTTTAAACAAATTGCCAAGTGTGTCTCTAGCCCCCATTTTCAGGTGGCGGAAAGGGCACTCTATTACTGGAATAATGAATACATCATGAGTTTGATAGAAGAAAACCCTAATGTCATCCTTCCCATCATGTTTTCCAGTCTTTATAGGATTTCAAAAGAATATTGGAATCCGGCTATCGTGGCATTAGTGTACAATGTGTTGAAGGCGTTTATGGAAATGAACAGCAGCATGTTTGATGAGCTGACAGCCACATTCAAGTCAGGTCGTCAgcgtgagaaaaagaaagaaaaggagagtgaAGAATTGTGGAAAAAACTGGAGGATCTGGAGTTAAAGAGAGGTCTTAGACGTGATGGGATAATTCCAACTTag